In Pantoea sp. Aalb, a single genomic region encodes these proteins:
- the ftnA gene encoding non-heme ferritin: MLTVEMISYLNNQLNLEFFSANLYLQMSAWCSDKSFEGTAYFLKMHSREEMEHMQRLFNYLSDTGAMPQLGNINAPSVCWNSLGDVLKEALEHEELITTKINDLAHVAMMNKDYSTFHFLQWYVAEQHEEEKLFKTILDKLTLVGYKGEGLFLIDKYLERLTTQKFNKNKNLS; the protein is encoded by the coding sequence ATGTTAACTGTTGAAATGATATCATATCTAAATAATCAATTAAATTTAGAGTTTTTTTCTGCTAATCTTTATTTACAAATGAGTGCATGGTGTAGCGATAAAAGCTTTGAAGGAACTGCATATTTTTTAAAAATGCATTCACGTGAAGAAATGGAACATATGCAAAGATTATTCAATTATTTAAGTGATACTGGTGCAATGCCGCAATTAGGAAATATTAATGCACCTTCAGTATGTTGGAATTCACTAGGTGATGTCCTTAAAGAAGCTTTAGAACATGAAGAATTAATTACAACTAAGATTAATGATCTAGCTCATGTTGCAATGATGAACAAAGATTATTCAACATTTCATTTCCTTCAGTGGTATGTAGCAGAACAACATGAAGAAGAAAAATTATTTAAAACTATATTAGATAAACTTACTCTAGTTGGTTATAAAGGTGAAGGATTATTCCTAATTGATAAATATTTAGAACGTCTAACTACACAAAAATTCAATAAAAATAAAAATTTATCTTAA
- the prfC gene encoding peptide chain release factor 3: MSHSNFLQEIMRRRTFAIISHPDAGKTTITEKMLSLRQQNIYIYDKGKKHDTKSQIKSDWMQIEKQRGISITTSVIQFLYRGIIINLLDTPGHNDFSEDTYRTLTAVDCCLLVIDATKGIESRTRQLIKVTRLRNTPIITFMNKLDREIYDPIKLLDLVENELKITCVPITWPISYGKEFKGVYHLYNDETYLYTSKHYKEILEDMYVVKGLYNPKLDKVIGIDLAKELRNTIAIMKGVLPDFDKNMFLNGKITPVFFGSAMCNFGVNHVLDSFIPWAPIPLPRNTKTRTVESKENKFTGFIFKIQANMDLKHRDRIAFMRVVSGIYNKGMKLYQVRTGKNIIVSDALIFMASNRFQITKAYPGDIIGLHNHGTIQIGDTFTQGENLQFINIPNFAPELFRRVLLCNPFNQKKLVKGLIQLSEEGAIQVFRPLNTNAIIIGAIGILQFEVVIVRLKTEYNIDIIYESVSISAIRWIECNDVKKFIEFKNKNESNLALDANCNLAYIAPTMVNLSLIQERYPDVIFRNISDH; this comes from the coding sequence ATGTCTCATTCTAATTTTTTACAAGAAATAATGCGACGACGTACCTTTGCAATCATTTCACATCCAGATGCTGGTAAAACTACTATTACTGAAAAAATGTTGTCACTTAGACAACAAAATATTTATATATATGATAAAGGTAAAAAACATGATACTAAATCACAGATTAAATCTGATTGGATGCAAATAGAAAAACAACGAGGTATTTCTATTACTACTTCTGTGATTCAATTTCTATATCGTGGAATAATTATTAATTTATTAGATACTCCTGGACATAATGATTTTTCTGAAGATACTTATCGTACGTTAACAGCAGTTGATTGTTGTTTATTAGTAATAGATGCTACAAAAGGAATAGAAAGTCGTACACGTCAATTAATAAAAGTTACTCGTTTGCGTAATACACCTATTATTACTTTTATGAATAAGCTTGATCGTGAAATTTATGATCCAATAAAATTACTAGATTTAGTAGAAAATGAGCTAAAAATTACATGTGTTCCTATTACTTGGCCAATTAGTTATGGCAAAGAATTTAAAGGTGTATATCATCTTTACAATGATGAGACTTATTTATATACTTCTAAACATTATAAAGAAATTTTGGAGGATATGTATGTTGTTAAAGGATTATATAATCCAAAACTTGATAAAGTTATAGGGATTGATTTAGCCAAGGAACTACGCAATACAATTGCTATCATGAAGGGAGTATTACCTGATTTTGATAAAAACATGTTCCTTAATGGTAAAATTACTCCAGTATTTTTTGGTAGTGCTATGTGTAATTTTGGAGTTAATCATGTGCTAGATAGCTTTATCCCGTGGGCACCAATACCGCTTCCTCGTAATACCAAAACTCGTACTGTAGAATCTAAAGAAAATAAATTCACTGGTTTTATTTTTAAAATTCAAGCCAATATGGATTTAAAACATCGTGATAGAATTGCTTTTATGCGTGTAGTTTCAGGTATATATAATAAAGGCATGAAGTTATATCAAGTACGTACTGGTAAAAATATCATTGTATCTGATGCATTAATTTTTATGGCAAGTAATCGTTTCCAGATAACAAAAGCTTATCCAGGAGATATTATAGGACTACATAATCATGGAACTATTCAAATTGGCGATACTTTTACTCAAGGTGAAAATTTACAATTTATTAACATTCCAAATTTTGCTCCAGAATTATTTCGTCGTGTTCTTCTATGTAATCCGTTCAATCAAAAAAAATTAGTAAAAGGATTAATTCAATTATCAGAAGAGGGAGCTATACAAGTATTTCGTCCATTAAATACTAATGCAATAATTATAGGAGCTATTGGTATTTTGCAATTCGAGGTAGTAATAGTAAGGTTGAAAACTGAATATAACATTGATATAATTTATGAATCAGTTAGTATCTCAGCTATACGTTGGATAGAGTGCAATGATGTTAAGAAGTTTATTGAATTTAAGAATAAAAATGAAAGTAACCTAGCACTTGATGCTAATTGTAATCTTGCTTATATAGCACCAACTATGGTAAATCTTAGTCTTATTCAAGAACGTTATCCTGATGTAATTTTCCGAAATATTTCTGATCATTAA
- a CDS encoding ferritin-like domain-containing protein: MNSEENFLDWVKDAHAMEKQAESMLEKMASRLESYSSFKERIEEHIKETHEHQILVQNIIDHYCSSRSLFKDVAGKLCAFGQSIGGMMARDEIIKNAISNNVFEHFEIASYTSLITAALHINDTKSVQIFKRIREQEIAMADWTITNLPNITEQYLIRSDI, encoded by the coding sequence ATGAATAGCGAAGAAAATTTTCTCGACTGGGTTAAAGATGCACATGCCATGGAAAAACAAGCTGAAAGCATGCTAGAAAAAATGGCATCTCGTCTTGAATCCTATTCTTCTTTTAAAGAACGGATTGAAGAACATATTAAAGAAACTCATGAACATCAGATATTAGTACAAAACATCATCGATCATTATTGTAGCTCCCGCTCATTATTTAAAGATGTTGCCGGAAAACTTTGTGCATTTGGTCAATCTATAGGTGGAATGATGGCTAGAGATGAAATAATAAAAAATGCCATTAGTAACAATGTTTTTGAACACTTTGAAATTGCAAGTTATACATCTCTAATAACTGCAGCTCTTCATATTAATGACACAAAAAGCGTACAAATATTTAAACGTATTCGAGAACAAGAAATTGCTATGGCTGACTGGACAATTACAAATTTACCAAATATTACAGAACAATATCTTATTAGATCTGATATATAG
- a CDS encoding general stress protein, which produces MNKLKGGRGNFAMDHERAREAGKKGGTVSSGNFKNNPERAVKAGRKGGKKNRRTSDYNVAN; this is translated from the coding sequence ATGAATAAACTGAAAGGTGGTAGAGGTAATTTTGCTATGGATCATGAAAGAGCTCGTGAAGCTGGTAAAAAAGGAGGAACTGTAAGTAGCGGAAATTTTAAAAATAATCCAGAACGTGCTGTCAAAGCTGGACGTAAAGGAGGGAAAAAAAACCGACGTACTTCAGATTATAATGTAGCTAATTGA
- a CDS encoding oxidative damage protection protein, with translation MGRIIFCTYLQRHAEGQDFCLYQGELGKRIYNEISKEAWQEWLVKQTMIINEQKLNLIHHKDRKIIESEMLVFLFKEKNISV, from the coding sequence ATGGGACGTATTATTTTTTGTACTTATTTACAACGTCATGCAGAAGGTCAAGATTTTTGTTTATATCAAGGAGAATTAGGAAAGCGTATATATAATGAAATTTCAAAAGAAGCATGGCAGGAGTGGCTAGTTAAACAAACAATGATAATTAATGAACAAAAACTAAATTTAATTCATCATAAGGATCGTAAAATTATAGAAAGCGAAATGTTGGTTTTCTTATTCAAAGAAAAAAATATATCTGTGTAA
- the trmB gene encoding tRNA (guanosine(46)-N7)-methyltransferase TrmB codes for MNNLITLKLNKNNQKLHHIRSFMCRQGRLTKKQQFAIYYHWPEIGIGFKKELINLVTLFKYDAPLIMEIGFGMGNSLVAMAKNNPHINFLGIEVYIPGIGACLASAKEAGVKNLRMICYDAIEVLQEMIPDNTLFIVQLFFPDPWHKIRHNKRRILQLSFAQLVLKKLQIGGVFHIITDSRTYANHILKIINSIDCYINELKIDGPYPLILKTRPLTKFEKRASLLGNNIWELFFTRVT; via the coding sequence ATAAATAATTTAATTACATTAAAATTGAATAAAAATAATCAAAAATTACATCATATTCGTAGTTTTATGTGTCGCCAAGGGCGTTTAACAAAAAAACAGCAGTTTGCTATTTATTATCATTGGCCAGAAATAGGTATTGGATTTAAAAAAGAACTAATAAATTTAGTTACATTGTTTAAATACGATGCTCCGTTAATTATGGAAATAGGTTTTGGCATGGGTAATTCATTAGTAGCAATGGCTAAAAATAACCCTCATATAAATTTTTTGGGAATAGAAGTTTATATACCAGGTATAGGCGCTTGTCTAGCTTCAGCTAAAGAAGCGGGAGTTAAAAATTTACGCATGATTTGTTATGATGCAATTGAAGTTCTTCAAGAAATGATTCCAGATAACACATTATTTATAGTACAACTTTTTTTCCCAGATCCATGGCATAAAATTCGTCACAATAAACGTCGTATATTACAATTATCATTTGCTCAATTAGTACTAAAAAAACTCCAGATAGGAGGTGTTTTTCATATTATAACTGATTCTAGAACTTATGCTAATCATATCTTAAAAATTATTAATAGCATAGACTGTTATATAAATGAGTTAAAAATTGATGGTCCTTATCCATTAATTTTAAAAACTCGTCCTTTAACTAAATTTGAAAAACGTGCATCTCTATTAGGAAATAATATTTGGGAGCTATTTTTTACAAGAGTTACATAG
- the hemW gene encoding radical SAM family heme chaperone HemW, with protein sequence MLKLPPLSLYIHIPWCIQKCPYCDFHSQPLKGRLPNIKYINHLLHDLEQDLQHISNNREVISIYIGGGTPSLLSNNAIQMLMDGIRTRLLLNENSEITIEINPEIIDSNRFIKYQKTGINRISIGVQSFNSKKLKSLGRTHSSKKAKEIINLVSKMNFKSFNIDLMYGLPNQSLEEAIHDLCQAIVLNPPHLSWYQLTIEANTLFNSYQPSLPDDTTLWNIYKKGNQLLTAAGYHRYEISAYAKPGYYCKHNLNYWRFGDYLGIGCSAHGKLTKPNGCIIRIVKNKYLYSFMNGKYIDTQYQLNNDDKKIEFLMNRFRLFENIPCSDFYKYTGLHETVIESQIKNAIASGYLLKVKNYWKVTKKGKLFLNSLLELFL encoded by the coding sequence ATGCTTAAATTACCCCCATTAAGTTTATATATTCATATACCTTGGTGTATACAAAAGTGTCCATACTGTGACTTTCATTCACAACCGTTGAAGGGTCGACTACCAAATATTAAATATATTAATCATTTATTGCATGATTTAGAACAAGATTTACAACATATTTCAAATAATCGTGAAGTAATTAGTATTTATATTGGGGGTGGTACCCCAAGCTTATTAAGTAATAATGCAATACAGATGCTTATGGATGGTATACGCACTAGATTACTATTGAATGAAAATTCAGAAATTACTATAGAGATAAATCCAGAAATAATAGATTCGAATAGATTTATAAAGTATCAAAAAACTGGTATTAATCGTATTTCAATTGGAGTACAAAGTTTTAATTCAAAAAAGCTAAAATCTCTTGGACGAACACATAGTTCTAAAAAAGCTAAAGAAATAATTAATTTAGTATCAAAGATGAATTTTAAGAGTTTTAATATTGATTTAATGTATGGCTTACCAAATCAATCTTTAGAAGAAGCTATACATGATTTATGTCAAGCTATTGTTTTAAATCCACCTCATTTGTCTTGGTATCAACTAACAATTGAGGCAAATACGTTATTTAATTCATACCAACCATCACTTCCTGATGATACTACGTTATGGAATATATATAAAAAAGGTAATCAGTTATTAACTGCTGCAGGATATCATAGGTATGAAATTTCAGCTTATGCTAAACCTGGATATTATTGTAAACATAACCTTAACTATTGGCGCTTCGGAGATTATCTTGGAATTGGATGTAGTGCACATGGAAAACTAACAAAACCAAATGGATGTATAATCCGTATAGTAAAAAATAAATATTTATATAGTTTTATGAATGGTAAATATATTGATACACAATATCAACTAAATAACGATGATAAAAAAATTGAGTTTTTAATGAATCGTTTTAGATTATTTGAAAATATTCCGTGTTCAGATTTCTACAAATATACTGGATTACATGAAACAGTCATTGAATCTCAAATTAAAAATGCAATTGCTTCTGGTTATTTATTAAAAGTGAAGAATTATTGGAAAGTAACTAAAAAAGGAAAATTATTTTTAAATTCATTACTTGAATTATTTTTATAA
- the rdgB gene encoding RdgB/HAM1 family non-canonical purine NTP pyrophosphatase, producing MHKVVIATNNRDKISQLTDILLNFHFEIVTQRELGIDSVKESGFTFIENAIIKSRYIAQITGLPTIADDSGLTVNALDHAPGIYSARYAGEFTSEQRNREKLLNEMKSVPHGKRQAQFHCVLVYMKHSKDPIPLISYGSWIGEITYKAIGIGGFGYDSIFYIPSLGKTAAELSDKERYFISHRGKALNQLINMLSNA from the coding sequence ATGCATAAAGTTGTTATCGCTACTAATAACCGAGATAAAATTAGTCAATTAACTGATATTTTATTAAATTTTCATTTTGAAATAGTAACACAAAGAGAGTTAGGTATTGATTCAGTAAAAGAAAGTGGTTTCACTTTTATAGAAAATGCAATTATAAAATCACGCTATATAGCACAAATCACAGGTTTACCAACAATTGCTGATGATTCAGGGTTAACAGTAAATGCTTTAGATCATGCTCCAGGAATATATTCCGCACGTTATGCCGGTGAATTTACAAGTGAACAGCGGAACAGAGAAAAATTATTAAACGAAATGAAGAGTGTACCACACGGTAAACGTCAAGCACAATTTCATTGTGTATTAGTTTATATGAAACATTCTAAAGATCCAATACCATTAATATCTTATGGTAGTTGGATAGGTGAAATTACCTACAAAGCTATAGGGATAGGTGGATTTGGCTATGATTCTATTTTTTATATACCATCTTTAGGCAAGACAGCAGCCGAATTAAGCGATAAAGAAAGATACTTTATTTCTCATCGAGGTAAAGCATTAAATCAATTGATAAATATGTTATCTAATGCTTAA
- a CDS encoding YggS family pyridoxal phosphate-dependent enzyme, which translates to MTYIKNNLYQVRERIKFLTKYYGRASETIKLVAVSKNKSISEIIEAINAGQQEFGENYVQECIEKIIKLKNYPKLQWHFIGHLQANKSRLIAENISWCHTIDGIKIAKRLNKQRPDFLPPLNVLIQINISKEKNKFGILLEDLKELAQQVSSLPRLSLRGLMAVPTAYVDYYSQLEVYKKMALAFYSLQKKYPKIDTLSLGMSNDLDAAIAAGSNLVRIGTNIFGVRV; encoded by the coding sequence ATGACTTATATTAAAAATAATTTATATCAAGTACGCGAACGTATTAAGTTTTTAACTAAATATTACGGACGTGCATCAGAAACAATCAAACTAGTAGCAGTAAGTAAAAATAAATCCATAAGTGAAATCATAGAAGCTATTAATGCTGGTCAACAAGAATTTGGAGAAAATTATGTTCAAGAATGTATTGAAAAAATAATTAAATTAAAGAATTATCCTAAATTACAATGGCATTTTATTGGTCATTTACAAGCTAATAAGAGTCGTTTAATTGCAGAAAATATATCCTGGTGCCATACTATTGATGGAATAAAAATTGCTAAGCGCTTAAATAAGCAACGACCAGATTTTTTGCCTCCATTAAATGTATTAATCCAGATAAATATTAGTAAAGAAAAAAATAAATTTGGAATTCTACTAGAGGATCTAAAAGAGTTAGCGCAACAAGTGTCATCTTTACCTCGATTATCTCTACGTGGACTCATGGCTGTTCCTACTGCTTATGTAGATTACTATAGTCAATTAGAAGTTTATAAAAAAATGGCATTAGCTTTCTATAGTTTACAGAAAAAATATCCAAAAATAGATACACTTTCTTTAGGAATGAGTAATGATTTAGATGCAGCAATAGCTGCAGGAAGTAATTTAGTACGAATTGGCACTAATATATTTGGTGTAAGGGTATAA
- the ruvX gene encoding Holliday junction resolvase RuvX has translation MRTETVLGFDFGTKRIGVAIGQSITGTARPLALITEKNKILIWRNIKKLLNEWKPNFLVVGLPLNMDGTEQSISIKARKFAKQLQNYFHIHVELQDERLTSIEAKANIFEHGGYRALQSNIYIDSQAAVIILQDWFKKY, from the coding sequence ATGAGAACTGAAACAGTTCTTGGTTTTGATTTTGGCACTAAGCGTATTGGAGTTGCGATTGGTCAATCTATAACAGGTACAGCACGTCCATTAGCTTTAATTACAGAAAAGAATAAAATATTAATTTGGAGAAATATAAAAAAGTTATTAAATGAATGGAAACCAAATTTCCTAGTAGTAGGATTACCACTTAATATGGATGGAACAGAGCAATCTATATCTATAAAAGCTCGTAAATTTGCGAAACAATTACAAAATTATTTTCATATACATGTTGAGTTACAAGATGAGCGTTTAACTAGTATAGAAGCAAAAGCTAATATTTTTGAACATGGAGGTTATCGTGCACTACAAAGTAATATTTATATTGATTCTCAAGCAGCAGTTATTATATTACAAGATTGGTTTAAAAAATATTAA
- a CDS encoding YqgE/AlgH family protein, whose amino-acid sequence MNLQHNFLIAMPSLQDPLFKRSVIYICEHNEKGAMGLIVNKPMDNLTVEGILKKLELNPSKRNPTIRLDKPVFTGGPLAEDRGFIMHSAERFYSSSIRISDTTVITTSRDVLEVIGTEEQPEQVLVALGYCAWEKNKLEHELLKNVWLTTPADINTLFHTPIADRWREAARNMGVDIHNVISDAGHA is encoded by the coding sequence ATGAATTTACAGCATAATTTTTTAATTGCAATGCCTTCACTACAGGATCCTTTGTTTAAACGTTCAGTAATTTATATTTGTGAACATAACGAAAAAGGTGCTATGGGATTGATTGTGAATAAACCGATGGATAATTTAACAGTTGAAGGAATTCTTAAAAAGCTAGAGTTAAATCCTTCAAAACGTAATCCGACTATTAGGTTAGATAAACCAGTATTTACCGGTGGACCGTTAGCAGAAGATAGAGGGTTTATTATGCATTCTGCAGAACGATTCTATTCCTCTAGTATTCGTATTTCAGATACTACAGTAATTACTACATCTCGTGATGTTTTAGAAGTTATAGGTACAGAAGAACAACCAGAACAAGTTCTTGTTGCACTTGGGTATTGCGCTTGGGAAAAAAATAAGTTAGAACATGAACTATTAAAAAATGTTTGGTTGACAACTCCTGCAGATATTAATACTTTATTTCATACTCCAATAGCTGACCGTTGGCGAGAAGCTGCGCGTAATATGGGAGTAGATATACATAACGTAATTAGCGATGCAGGACATGCTTAA
- the gshB gene encoding glutathione synthase: MIKLGIVMDSIFCINIKKDTSFAMLLEAQHRGYEIHYIEINDLFLRNGITYAHTRLLSIEQNYKKWHNFISEQEINLGDLDVILMRKDPPFNTEFIYTTYLLERAEEQGTLIINKPQSLRDCNEKLYASWFTDLIPDTLVTRNKEKLRDFCYEHGDVIFKPLDKMGGMSIFRVTKNDPNIRVIIETLTNYGQSFCMIQNYLPAVKKGDKRILMVNGKAIPYCLARVPQDGETRANLAVGGFGKVCPLSNSDWEIAHRIGPTLRAKGLIFVGIDIIGDKLTEINVTSPTCVCEIESSFSISITGMLMDFIETQLN, encoded by the coding sequence ATGATTAAACTTGGTATAGTAATGGATTCAATTTTTTGTATTAATATCAAAAAAGATACCAGTTTTGCTATGTTACTAGAAGCACAACACCGTGGTTACGAAATTCATTACATAGAAATTAACGATCTTTTTTTACGTAACGGTATAACTTATGCACATACTCGCTTATTAAGTATTGAACAAAATTATAAAAAATGGCATAATTTTATTAGTGAACAAGAAATTAACCTCGGTGATCTCGATGTTATCTTGATGCGTAAAGATCCACCGTTTAATACTGAATTTATCTATACAACTTATTTATTAGAACGTGCAGAGGAACAAGGTACCCTAATCATTAATAAACCTCAGAGTCTACGTGATTGTAACGAAAAACTTTATGCCTCTTGGTTTACCGATTTAATTCCAGATACACTTGTTACTCGTAATAAAGAAAAATTACGAGATTTTTGTTACGAACATGGCGATGTCATCTTTAAACCTCTAGATAAAATGGGAGGTATGTCAATCTTTCGTGTAACAAAAAATGATCCAAATATTAGAGTAATTATTGAAACTCTTACTAATTATGGTCAATCGTTTTGTATGATACAAAATTATCTACCAGCTGTTAAAAAAGGTGATAAACGTATTCTAATGGTTAATGGTAAAGCAATACCTTATTGCTTAGCTCGTGTTCCGCAAGATGGAGAAACACGAGCTAATCTTGCTGTTGGTGGGTTTGGTAAAGTATGTCCACTCAGCAATTCTGATTGGGAAATTGCTCATCGTATTGGTCCTACTTTAAGAGCAAAAGGATTGATTTTTGTAGGTATAGATATTATAGGTGATAAACTAACTGAAATTAACGTAACCAGTCCAACATGCGTATGTGAAATTGAATCATCTTTTTCTATTTCAATTACTGGAATGTTAATGGATTTTATTGAAACACAGTTAAATTAA
- the rsmE gene encoding 16S rRNA (uracil(1498)-N(3))-methyltransferase — MRIPRIYHPHLLEINNEIILNKDNLHHLYNVLRMTLNQEVELFNGSNLNYSAKIIKINKKYIKVKILREYYSNLESPLYIHLGQVISRSEKMDFIIQKASELGVNVITPLFSKRCIIKLDRMKLLSKIKRWQKIAISACEQCGRNYIPQIREPMVLENWCSESDDSFKIHLHIKAIKSISKLPKSINNIRVLIGPEGGLSSAERVMAVQKGFINVLLGPRVLRMETATITAITALQVIFGDLG, encoded by the coding sequence ATGCGTATACCTCGTATTTATCATCCTCATTTACTTGAAATTAATAATGAAATTATCCTTAATAAAGATAATTTACATCATTTATATAACGTCCTTCGGATGACACTTAATCAAGAAGTTGAATTATTTAACGGAAGTAATTTAAATTATAGTGCTAAAATTATTAAAATTAATAAAAAATATATTAAAGTAAAGATACTAAGAGAATATTATTCTAATTTAGAATCTCCACTATACATACACTTAGGACAAGTAATATCACGCAGTGAAAAAATGGATTTTATTATTCAGAAAGCTAGTGAACTTGGAGTGAATGTAATTACACCTTTATTTTCTAAACGTTGTATTATAAAACTTGATCGAATGAAATTACTATCGAAAATTAAAAGATGGCAAAAAATTGCAATTTCTGCATGTGAACAATGTGGTCGTAATTATATACCTCAAATTCGTGAACCTATGGTATTAGAAAATTGGTGTTCAGAATCTGATGATAGTTTTAAAATACACTTACATATAAAAGCTATAAAAAGTATAAGTAAATTACCTAAGTCAATAAATAATATTCGTGTATTAATTGGACCAGAAGGTGGATTATCTTCAGCTGAAAGAGTTATGGCTGTACAAAAGGGATTTATTAATGTTCTATTAGGACCTCGTGTGTTACGGATGGAAACTGCTACTATAACTGCTATTACAGCCTTACAAGTGATATTTGGTGATTTAGGGTAA
- a CDS encoding sugar porter family MFS transporter, whose amino-acid sequence MPDDTNKTFLNSKKNMTLFICFLAALAGLLFGLDIGVIAGALPFIAKDFNITIHQQELIVGSMMFGAAIGAVSSGWISSHLGRKKSLMIGAILFVMGSIWSSITPNSEMLIIARLILGLAVGIASYTAPLYLSEIAPEKNRGSMISLYQLMITIGILTAYLSDTIFSNIGAWRWMLGIMTMPAIMLLIGVNFLPNSPRWLAAKGNFHDAKRILDRLRDTNEQSKRELDEIRESLKITQSGWYLFKSNSNFRRAVFLGIILQMVQQFTGMNVIMYYAPKIFEIANFTNTTQQMWGTVIVGLVNVLATFIAIKLVDQWGRKPTLVLGFLIMAIGMGILGTLLYIGIYSSYTKYFAIIMLLIFIIGFAISAGPLIWVLCSEIQPLKGRDFGITVSTTTNWIANMIVGATFLTMLNTLGNAITFWIYATLNIFFILITITVIPETKNVSLEHIERNLMAGKKLRDIGQE is encoded by the coding sequence ATGCCTGATGATACTAATAAAACTTTTTTAAATTCAAAAAAAAACATGACTTTATTTATTTGTTTTTTAGCTGCTTTAGCTGGTTTGTTATTTGGTTTAGATATAGGAGTTATAGCTGGTGCTTTGCCTTTCATCGCTAAAGACTTCAACATTACAATACATCAGCAAGAATTGATTGTTGGTTCTATGATGTTTGGCGCTGCTATAGGTGCAGTGAGTAGCGGATGGATCTCATCTCATCTGGGTAGAAAAAAGAGTCTAATGATAGGTGCTATTCTATTTGTAATGGGGTCTATATGGTCTTCTATAACACCAAATTCAGAAATGTTAATCATCGCACGATTGATTCTTGGTTTAGCAGTAGGTATTGCTTCTTATACTGCTCCTTTATATCTTTCTGAAATTGCTCCAGAGAAAAATCGTGGTAGTATGATTTCTCTTTATCAGTTAATGATTACTATAGGTATTTTAACAGCTTACTTATCAGATACTATATTTAGTAATATCGGTGCATGGCGATGGATGTTAGGAATTATGACCATGCCAGCTATTATGCTACTAATTGGTGTTAATTTCTTACCAAATAGTCCTCGTTGGTTAGCAGCAAAAGGTAATTTTCATGATGCTAAGCGTATATTAGATCGCTTACGAGATACTAATGAACAATCTAAACGAGAGTTAGATGAAATACGTGAAAGCCTGAAGATAACTCAATCTGGATGGTATTTATTCAAAAGTAATAGTAATTTTCGACGTGCAGTATTTTTAGGTATAATCTTACAAATGGTGCAACAGTTTACAGGTATGAATGTAATTATGTATTATGCACCAAAAATTTTTGAAATTGCAAATTTTACTAATACAACTCAACAGATGTGGGGTACAGTAATTGTTGGTTTAGTTAATGTATTAGCTACTTTTATAGCCATTAAATTAGTAGATCAATGGGGCCGTAAACCAACATTAGTTCTAGGTTTTCTTATAATGGCTATAGGTATGGGTATATTAGGCACTTTATTATATATTGGCATTTATTCATCATATACCAAATATTTCGCTATCATTATGCTATTAATATTTATTATTGGATTTGCTATATCTGCAGGTCCACTAATTTGGGTACTATGTTCAGAAATTCAACCATTAAAAGGTAGAGATTTTGGCATAACAGTATCTACAACTACTAATTGGATTGCAAACATGATTGTAGGTGCTACATTCTTAACCATGTTAAATACCTTAGGAAATGCTATTACTTTTTGGATATATGCCACATTAAATATATTTTTTATATTAATAACTATTACCGTAATTCCAGAAACTAAAAATGTTTCATTAGAGCATATTGAACGTAATTTGATGGCTGGTAAAAAACTTCGAGATATTGGCCAAGAGTAA